One genomic window of Ziziphus jujuba cultivar Dongzao chromosome 4, ASM3175591v1 includes the following:
- the LOC107416778 gene encoding 7-deoxyloganetin glucosyltransferase — protein MACIEVASNPKPHAVFVPYPAQGHIKPMLQLAKLFHHKGFHITFVNTEFNHYRFLKSLGPDSLNGFPDFNFETIPDGLPPSDFEVTQDIPSLCDSIRKNLSLPPFLDLLAKLNGSASSSSSSSSSNNNNNNNNPPVTCIVSDRLMLFTIGAGEEFGIPVVMFITIAASVFMTYSQLPALVKKGLAPLKDEACLINGFLDKVIDWIPGIKDIRLRDISTSLLTTNPEDIMFNFMLEACHTLPKASAFVIHSFYELEPEVLDALSSSTETPNIYAVGPLQLLLNHISQDSSSSSSNQIGYSLWKEETECLKWLDSKPPNSVLYVNFGSITVLTPQQLVEFGLGLANSKQTFLWVIRPDLVIGGEAVLPREFEDQIKEKGFIASWCPQEQVLNHPSIGGFLTHCGWNSTIESLSAGVPMLCWPFFADQPTNCRFICKEWGVGMEIDNDVKRDGVEKLVRELMEGERGKEMKSKALEWKKLAQEACGQNGSSAVNLDNLVKHVCS, from the exons ATGGCTTGCATAGAAGTAGCATCAAATCCTAAGCCTCATGCAGTTTTCGTCCCCTACCCAGCCCAAGGCCACATTAAACCAATGCTTCAATTAGCAAAACTTTTCCACCATAAAGGTTTTCACATAACCTTCGTTAATACCGAATTCAACCACTATCGTTTTCTCAAATCGCTTGGTCCAGACTCTCTTAACGGCTTCCCTGACTTCAACTTCGAAACCATTCCCGATGGCCTCCCACCTTCTGATTTCGAAGTAACTCAGGATATCCCTTCTCTTTGTGATTCCATTCGAAAAAACTTAAGCTTGCCTCCATTTCTTGACCTCCTTGCAAAGCTTAACGGcagtgcttcttcttcttcttcttcttcttcttcaaataacaataataataataataatcctccCGTGACTTGCATTGTTTCGGATCGTCTCATGCTGTTCACTATCGGTGCGGGTGAAGAATTTGGGATTCCTGTTGTAATGTTTATTACAATAGCTGCAAGTGTTTTCATGACGTACAGTCAGCTACCGGCTCTGGTAAAAAAAGGACTAGCCCCACTAAAAG ATGAGGcttgtttaataaatgggtttttGGACAAGGTTATTGATTGGATTCCCGGAATCAAAGACATCCGTTTAAGGGATATCTCGACGTCTCTCCTGACTACAAATCCAGAGGACATCATGTTCAACTTCATGTTGGAAGCATGTCATACACTTCCTAAAGCTTCAGCATTTGTCATACATAGTTTCTATGAGCTCGAACCTGAAGTCTTGGATGCTCTCTCTTCGTCTACAGAAACTCCAAACATTTATGCCGTTGGGCCCCTACAACTTCTTCTCAATCACATATCACAagactcttcctcttcctcttccaaccAAATTGGATACAGTCTATGGAAAGAAGAAACTGAGTGCCTCAAGTGGCTCGATTCCAAGCCACCAAACTCGGTTCTCTATGTGAACTTCGGCAGCATAACGGTCTTGACACCACAACAACTCGTCGAGTTCGGCTTAGGACTGGCAAATAGCAAGCAAACATTCTTGTGGGTAATTAGGCCTGACTTGGTTATAGGTGGTGAAGCTGTTTTACCACGTGAATTTGAAGACCAAATTAAAGAGAAGGGTTTTATAGCAAGTTGGTGTCCACAAGAACAAGTCCTCAATCACCCATCGATTGGAGGGTTTTTGACACATTGTGGCTGGAATTCAACCATTGAGAGTTTATCCGCTGGAGTGCCTATGTTGTGTTGGCCATTCTTTGCGGACCAGCCAACGAATTGCAGATTTATTTGCAAGGAATGGGGAGTGGGAATGGAGATTGACAATGATGTTAAAAGAGATGGAGTAGAGAAGCTTGTAAGAGAGTTAATGGAGGGAGAAAGAGGTAAGGAAATGAAAAGCAAAGCCTTGGAATGGAAGAAATTGGCCCAAGAGGCATGTGGTCAAAATGGTTCTTCAGCAGTAAACTTGGACAATTTGGTCAAGCATGTTTGTTCTTAA